A single region of the Oryzias latipes chromosome 21, ASM223467v1 genome encodes:
- the LOC110017422 gene encoding LOW QUALITY PROTEIN: trace amine-associated receptor 5-like (The sequence of the model RefSeq protein was modified relative to this genomic sequence to represent the inferred CDS: inserted 1 base in 1 codon; substituted 1 base at 1 genomic stop codon), whose translation MTTSAATPPHCQMTRVKDGGRELGAVQGPLGLDPLILPVKVLPEPKILVQRVQEELMPENTAWSNNVFLCLYRQLHTPTNILFLSLAVSDFLVRLLSMPVDILRKTSCWFLGDSLCFLYNYVSXIITSASVGVMVLISADRFVAICDPLHYPSRVTERRAKMCVCLCWLISALYNIILVKDELIQLGMHNSCYGECVIIXLELFLTFIVPVFVIVVLYMRVFVVAVSQARAMRSHVTAVTLQLSVAATTKKSELKAARTLGVLVIVLKKNL comes from the exons ATGACGACGTCGGCGGCTACCCCCCCTCACTGCCAGATGACTCGCGTCAAAGATGGAGGCAGGGAGCTGGGGGCAGTTCAAGGCCCACTGGGTCTCGACCCCCTCATCCTTCCCGTTAAAGTCCTCCCAGAGCCAAAAATCCTCGTCCAGAGGGTCCAGGAAGAACTGATGCCGGAGAAC ACTGCTTGGTCTAataatgtttttctgtgtctcTACAGGCAGCTCCACACTCCCACTAACATCCTCTTCCTTTCTCTGGCTGTCTCTGACTTTCTTGTTCGTCTTTTATCGATGCCTGTTGACATCCTTAGAAAAACCTCCTGCTGGTTTCTTGGTGACTCTCTATGTTTTCTCTATAATTATGTTTCCTAGATCATCACCTCTGCCTCAGTAGGGGTGATGGTTCTCATTTCAGCTGATCGTTTTGTAGCGATCTGTGACCCTCTTCATTATCCAAGCAGAGTGACTGAGAGAAGAgctaaaatgtgtgtgtgtctgtgttggcTCATCTCTGCTCTCTATAATATTATACTTGTAAAAGATGAATTGATTCAGCTAGGAATGCACAATTCCTGTTATGGAGAATGTGTGATAA AACTCGAACTCTTTCTAACCTTTATTGTTCCAGTTTTTGTGATTGTAGTTCTGTACATGAGAGTGTTTGTGGTGGCCGTGTCTCAGGCCCGTGCCATGCGTTCTCATGTTACAGCTGTCACACTGCAGCTCTCTGTGGCTGCCACTACAAAGAAATCTGAGTTGAAAGCAGCCAGGACTCTGGGAGTTCTAGtaattgtcttaaaaaaaaacctctga